The genomic window ACTGACGTTGTTTTGTGGTATTGAAGTACTGAGCGTAAATCCTGAATTTATAAGGAGTATATTCGAAAAATGGATCATCTTTTTTTCCATTATTAAATGCGAATACACGAACTCCATAACCAATTCCTGTGTTCGGATCTGAATTCAAAAGAGGAAGCCCTGTTGGAAACCAACCTTCTTTCTTCTTTTCCAGATCTTTTTTACAAAGCTGTCGTTTAGAACTGATATGGAATGGTAGATCCGTTCTTTCAGGAGGTTTTTCACAACCTTCCAAAAGCCCTGGATCAGCGGAGATATTTTGAGTCGAAACAAAGGCCAATATAGCAATTATGCCAATGCGAATAAGGAAATGCTTCATGCAGTACCTGGATTTTTTTATGGAATTCGCAATGTATAATAGTGTCTGAACCGATGTCAAATTTATTCCGGGAACCTTTTCTTTTGATCCAGGGTCACGAGCTTCGCCCTGAACCGTATTCTAAAATTATTATATCGTTTGTTCGAAATAAGAATTTAATTTTTAACAATACTGAAATGTTTCAGTATCGGAAAACATTTCAGTTTAGAACTCGAGTTGAGTTATGATTGGCCTAATTTGATAAGTAGTTGGTCTTGGGAAACGATATCACCAGGCCTTGCGAGTACTTCTTGGACATTCGCATCCGCTCCTGCTTTCAACGCATGTTCCATCTTCATTGCTTCTACTACTGCGAGTGTTTGTCCTTTTTTAACGGGATCTCCCGGCTTCACTTCTACTTTAATAATCTTCCCAGGCATAGGACTTTTGATCTCGAGAGAGGCGGCTTGTGCATCTGAAACTTCTCTTCCCTTAATCGCAAATTGAAATGTTTTTCCTTTTGTATGGATAAAAAGTTTTCCACTTCTAAGTAATGCAACACTTCCATCAGGCAAAGAATAAGAACCATCTTCTTCCCCAGTCCACGAGTAATGTGTAAGTAGTGATTCCCATTTTTTTTCAGGACCGAAAAGTCTGGAGGAAGAATCTCCCAGATCCAATACGTATTCCTTATCTTTCCATTGAAGTCGGAACAAACGGTTCAAGATATTTCTCCCCAAACTCCGTTCGGCCCGACGGCCTCCCACACGGAGGAAGTTTTTACGGTCCGGTTCGCAAGGAAAGATGCAGTCCTCATGAGCGCTTCTTTTTCTTCTCCGGATTCTTCCCAAACAACTTTATGTTTTTCTAAAAAGTGAGTGTCTGTGTTTCCCTTTACGAATTCCGAATGTTCCAGAATCGCTTTCAAATAATTCAGATTTGTGATCGGCCCGAATACGATTGTTTCTTCTAAGCCTGCGATCAGATTTTTACGTGCTTCTTCTCTTGTTTTTCCGATCCCAATCATTTTGGCGAGCATCGGATCGTAATAGAGGGAAACTTCGGAGCCGGTGACTACTCCAGAATCCACTCTCAGATTCTGGACCTCCGGGAATTTGGCGAGTTCTATCTTTCCTATAGAAGGTAGGAATTCATTCTCCGGATCTTCCGCATACAATCTGACTTCGATTGCATGTCCGCTCTGAGAAGGAGATTTTCCTCCTGTGAGTTTTTCGATAGAAATACCTTCTGCAATTCGAATCTGCCATTCGACCAGATCGAAACCTGTTACGGATTCGGTGACCGGATGTTCTACCTGCAGCCTTGTATTCATTTCCAAAAAGTAGAATACACCGTCTTCTCCCAAGATGAATTCAACTGTTCCTGCACCCAGGTAACCTATGGAAGAAGCTGCCTTAACGGCTACTTCACATATTTTTTGTTTCAGCTCAGAAGGCAGGTTTGGTGCCGGAGATTCTTCCACTACTTTCTGGTGTCTTCTTTGAATGGAACATTCTCTTTCGAATAGATGAATGACTTTTCCAGACGAATCGCCGAATACCTGGACTTCTATATGTCTAGGATTTATAATATACTTCTCTAAAAATACTCTGGAATCGCCGAAAGCGTTTCCCGCCTCTCTCTGGGCGGATTCTAAGGCAGGCAAAAATTCTTCTTTAGAAAAGACACGTTTCATTCCTTTTCCGCCGCCGCCAGCACTTGCCTTGATCATGATCGGAAATCCGATTCTCTCCGCTTCTTTTAACAATACGGAATGTTCTTGAGACTCTCCCTCATATCCTGGAACAACTGGAACTCCCGCCTTCTCCATAGCCGCGCGGGATCTGATCTTATCTCCCATTAGGTCCACAGATTCGGGCTTAGGTCCCAAGAAAGAAATTCCTGCTTTGGAAAGTTCTCTTGCGAATTCTGCCTTCTCGGATAAGAACCCATAACCGGGGTGCACTGCGTCCGCTCCGGTTTCCTTAATGGCTTTCAGTATATTAGAAATTACTAAATAAGATTTAGAAGGTTCCGATTCTCCCAGATAAAAGGAAAAGTCGGCCGCTTTTACAAACGGAGCATCCTTGTCCGCATCCGAATATACGGCTACGGTCTCAATGCCCAATCTTTTGCAGGTTTTTTGGATACGGAGAGAAATTTCTCCCCTGTTTGCGATAAGTAGTCTTTTGATCACTTTGATTTAGAAGAGACAGGTTCCCGCACCGTTCCGATCTCGGAATCCAATGCGATCTTTTCCTTGCTCATGGTTTCGTATAAGAAATCCCTAAAACTCTCCCAACTAGAGTGAGTCCAGGGCTCGTATCTTCCTATAAATTTATAGCCAACTTTAGCAAACATTGGTTCCGTTTGGTAAGTAGTGATTCCGGATTTTAATACAACCACCACTGGGATTTTATTTTCATAAGCGAGTTTAACCATCCCTTTTTGCATTGGTTGGATAATTTCAGAATATGAATTATGACCTTCCGGATAGACGATATAAGAAGTAGTAGAAAGTCCTTTTAATAAATTGCGAACGGAAACTGCAATCGTAGCTGCCTTGGAAGTTTCGAAAACTTGAGAACCCATCGCCTTCATCCACCAATAAGCGATTAATGTTTTTTTTATCACCTGGTTTGCCAGATACGGTTTGTTTACTACTAGGCAATCATAAGGAAAATCGATTTCGTTTACGTGATTTAAGAAGATCATATGACCCTTTTCCGGGATCTGTATTTCATTCTTTAGGACCAAATTCGTTTTGGTCATCTTGATCACAGCAGTTCCCCAGGTTTTAGAACCTCTTAGAAAAGCTGCATATTGTTTTTCTCTCTTACCAATGAGCGCATAAAAAATCCCGGCGACCATGGAGGGAAACGCTACAGTAAGTACCAATCTTAAGGTTACGACATAGGTGCGTAATACCAGTTTACGATACTTCGGGGAAAACCTGCCCAAACGGCTTTCCATAAACTTAAGTGGATTCATGCGAACAATGCTTTAGTACCTCTCTGAACAAGGAAAGCAAATTCTTAGAAGTATTCAAATGTAGAAACGCGAATGAAACAATTACGTTCAAACCATAACTTACGATGTTCGCCTTAAGAAAAAACCTTTTTGTGGAAATAAAAAGGGCCTGTCCCCTTTTGGAAACCGGCCCCTTTTATTTTTTCAGATGAATGGAAAGATCTTATTTATTCGGCTGGGTTGCAGCTGCAGCTTGTTTTCTCTTTTGAGCTCCTGGAGGAATTTTATCGCCCAGAAGTTTTTTACGTGTTTCAGCATCCCAACGAAGATATAGTTTATTGTCGATTTCGTCGTCATAAACTCTACCTAAAATATCCACAGCGTCTCTACGATAATCATCCGGAATTCTTTTATCGAATACAGGGCTCATTCTATTATCTGCACGAACGAGAGGGTTGGTAGAGAAATCGTAAGTGACTCCTTCTACGGAAACAACTTCTCCCGGAGTAATCTCTCCGATCTCGTTGCGAGTCTCTTCAGACTTAGCATCGGATCTTTGTAGATAGTAGTTATCGTAAGGATACTTGAGTTTGAAAATATTCATCGCATTGGCTCTTGCGTCCCTGCAAAGATTAATCGATCCTAAATACATTTCGATACGATGTTTTCTATGCTCAGGCTGGAGTTTTTGGTGTTTCTCCAGATGTTTTTCTATCTTAAGTGCGTTATTCCTAGCTTCCTTGGCTTCTCCCAAGAATTGATATCCTAACTCCATATTTTTTTCGATGGTGTATTTATTTACCACGTAATGGAATTCTCTCGGGTTGTACATCCTGCGTGTATAAGGAGCTTCTCTGTTCTCCTTGATGTCCGCACGGATATAGCTTGTTTTTCCGTATTCCACGGAAATATCTACGAGAGCCCTATCTGTAGGATTGTTCGGATTTTTCTTTTCGATCGCTGTTTTCAGGATCTCTTCCGTTCTTTCCACATACGCTTGTGAAAGTTCTTCCAGAAGAAGTTCCATTCCAAGTTGGGATTCCAAAAATCTACGATAAGAATTTACATAATTCCCTTCGAAGAAATACAGAAGACCTTCTTGGTACAATCTTTTTAGTTCTTTATACTTCGCGAGTCTTTCCCCATCTGCCTGGGTTTGACCAGTTCCGGAGGATTTCACCTCTCCAGGATAATTTTTTACGACAGGCTCTATTTCTCTTAAATAAGTTAAGAGCTCTATCCGCTTCTTATACGATTTCATAGAAACGGCTTCGCCGTGTAATAGAACTGGGGCGACTAATATCGCGATCATGAAAACGAGAAGTTTTTTCATTGGCGGACCTTTTCCTTAGCTTCTCCCTGCGGAGATCGGGTTCAACCCGAAAATCGTGCTTTTCTTCTTAGTCTATCGGTTAGAATACGGTGAGAATTGACGCTTCCGGCTCGATTTTTCCGGAAATTCTTCGTATGACAGCAACTGCATTAGCCCAAGGTAAAAAAATCTCGTTTCGGAATAAGGAAGATACGGTCTGCCCTATTTGTAGCGAGGTCCACCAACGGGAAAGTATGTTCCAAGGGGGAGGAAGGCTGATTGCAGGCAAACTCACCCAGGAATTACGTCGCTTATACGAAAAAAACAAAAAATTCGGCAGGGTTTCCCCGAACGATTACGTTCTAAACGTTTGCCCACGTTGTCTTTATACTGCATTTCCTAAGGACTGGTCCAACCTGGATGCAGACGAACTCGCAAAACTAAGAGAATCCGCTGAGGTGAGGCGTAAAAACATAGAGTCCATCATGGGACCTACGGATTTTTACCAGGAAAGAAATCTAATCCTGGGTGCTGCGTCTTATCTTTTAGCGATAGAATGTTACCAATCCAGAAAAGTGACAGTAGCTCCTACACCTAAAAAAGCGGTCTGCGCAGTTAGAGGTGCCTGGTACTTTGATGATGTAAACACAGAGTTTCCAGGCTTGGGTTACGACAAGATTCGGGACCTTCTCTATCAAAAATCGGCTGGTTGGTACACCGACACAATGGAAATCATGCAGTCGGGTTCCGAACCTGTGGATGCAGCTTCCTACCTACTCGGACCGGATACAGACAAAAACTGGGGATTTGACGGAGTAATTTATCTTTCCGCTTATCTTACTATGAAGTTCAAGGAAGAGCTCGCCTCCGATGCGGCTTCTAAACTGAACCTTTTGATCCGTGCCAAAAGAACTCTTTCCAGATTATACGGTTCCGGTAAGGCGTCCAAGTCCAAACCTTCCGTCATTATCGATATGGCCAAAGAACTCTATGACGAATACAATAAGATCATAGAGGAAATGGGCGGAGAAAAATAAGAGACGTTTCTCTTTTCTTCCAACTATTTGTCCCATTCTACTTCCGCTCCTAGCTATGACTGAAGATCCTAGAAACTATGCCTTGTTAATTGAATTCGACGGTGGATGTTTTTTCGGATACCAAAGCCAGAAACAATCTCCCACAGTTCAGGAAGAAATAGAGAAGGCACTGGAAATACTTCTAAAAAAACAAACTCGAATCTGGGGAGCAGGAAGAACGGATACTGGAGTCCATGCCAGAGGAATGATCGTAAATTTTAAGACGGATTCCCCGATTCCAAATTTGTCGAAGTTCCTACTCGGAATGAATGCTCTCACCGACCGGGGTCTGGCCATCCATGAGATGACAGAAGTTCCTTTAAATTTTAATTCTCAGTTTTCTTGTTCTGCTAGGGAATACGAATACCTTTTAGTGAACGCAAGATTCCCGAGACCTGTTTGGAAAAACAGAGCATTTTGGTACCAACATCGGATTGACGTTTCCCGCTTAAGAGAAGAACTGGAACTACTAAAGGGAGAGCATGACTTTCGGAGTCTGGCAAAAGCCACTTCGATGCGGAACCGTAGGACAACTACTCGGGTCATTTATGATGCTAGCCTTTTAGAAAGTGAAGAAGAGCCCGGACTTCTTCGTTTACGGATCAAGGCAAACGGTTTCCTCCATAATATGGTCAGGATCCTGACCGGAACACTTTTTGAAATAGCGATAGAGAAGCGCAAAGAGACGAATATATTGAAAATACTTTCTTCCAAAGATAGAACCATAGCAGGGATCACTCTCCCCCCTTACGGATTGTATTTTCTAAAAGCGTACTACGATTCTTTCCCAGAGATAGATCGTATGTACCAAGACAGGAAAGAATTCGGAGGGGTTCCAAGATGAAAAAACTCCTTCCGATCGCATTTCTACTTTTTCCATGGGCACAGATATTCTCTTATCCAAACCAATTGGATAATAAATCGGTAAAATACCTAGGAGGAAATCCTGTCTCTCCTATGGATTTTAATAAGACCGGGAACAGTTTTAAGAATGGAGAATTGATCCTCGCACAAGCAGGAGGAAACCTACCTTCTTCCGGACTTTCTCGCTCCGATAAAAAAGAAAGCACCGAAGACGAAGAATTAGAAGAAGAACTTCCTACATTCTATGATAATCGAAAACCGGAAATTGGCGCCTGGGTAGGAGCTTCTAATCCATTCCCAGGTTCTGAAGCTCAGAAATATTTGGATACGACCCTGGGCGGTGGATTCTTCTACAGAGTTCCTTGGCCTTGGATCTTTTATGTGGAAGTAGGAGCTTCTTATTCCAACTACTTATCCAGATCAGAAAGAGCTCTTACCACGATCCCAGTATATAGTGCTCTTTGTTATAAACTTCCTTTCGAACTTCCGATCACATTTATGGTCAAGGCAGGATTCGGAGAAACATATGTAGTTGCAAGACCTGCAAACACCTCCCGCTGGGACGATACTTTGTATGCAGGATTTGAGGCAAGTTTCGTGGCAGGAAAGAAAATCCGGATCGGGATTCGACTGGATTATAATAAAATTTATGAATCAGATTTAAATTCGCCCGCGGAAACTAAATATCCTTATGTAGGTCCTACTGTAGATTCCAGGTTAAATAACCCATATTTTTATAATAAAGTGGATACCGAATTTTTCCATTTCGGTTTAATGGTGAGCGTATTCTTATGATTTCCAAAGCGAATCGTCTTCTATGTCTTTCTTCCTTTTTACTTACATTCGTTTCCGATTGTAAGGTGGGACATTGGGAAGGAAACGCCACAGACAATCCTGTAGTTAGTACTCTTTTTAATACCAGAATGTTACTTCTGATGAAAGGGACTTATGCAACCGACAATCCTCTGGAATTTTCTGAATATAATAACGGGACAGGGAATGTTTACGAGGATCCGTCTGGAGATCCAGACTTCAACCTAAATGATCTACCAAAAATGGCAAACCTCCCTATTTATATCGATATAGGTGAGATACGTATTTCATCCAAGTACCAAGATGGTCTAAACAATCTTTCCCAGATCAGAACTGTTGCCGCAGCAAAAGCATTCTGGGACAATGTGGCGCCGAACAGAGAAGTATATTGTACCCAACCGTATACCCTAAATGCAAACACCTGTCGATCCTTAAACGGCGAATTTAAAATGGTCCAGTTTCTAAACGGAGAAGGTGCAGAATATCCTTCCAACGATCCGACAGCAGGAACTGCTTCTGGACAAGCCAGCCAATATTATTATACAGGAACTTATATTCGTTCCTTAGTCACCGGTTGGGGAAATTCTCCCGGCGTCGACCTGACAAAGGTAACATTCTTTGATAACTACGGTGTTTATGGATTTAATATTGTTCCTAGACTAGCTTATCCGGCAGGAGCCACTGATAAATCGGGTTATCCTTTAATTTTCCCGCTTCTTTATTCCGCACAAGCCGGAGAGGCGGATATGGATTTTAAACCTGGATACGAGCCTTATATCTTCGAAGTAAGAATGAACCTTAAGGAAAACTTAATGGTCCACTCTATCAAAGCTGCTGACGGAAGCACGGCTGCAACTTTGATCTCCATCAGCGATTGGAAAACAAAACATGCGGGTCAAACAGATATGGGTGGAGGAATCTTATCCAGATCCAGAACCATCTATCCAAGCACTGCCTCCTCCTTGGCAATCACGGGAGGTTCCGGGAACCTAACCCATTACTTTGCAGTATTCCGAGAAGGTGAAACGAATATACTTACAAAACTTCCGTTAGCTTCAGCTCCTGCGAGAAACGGGACTGTAAAGATCAAATATATCAACCCAGGAACTCATAAATTATACTGCCTTTCGGACACTTCGTATGTGGATGGTTTTCCGGATACGGTCGTAGGAACTCCGCTTACATTTTCCGTTCCGGAGAACGGAAATATGGGCACAGTGTCTTTATCTTATTCTTGTCCTTAAGCAAAAGTCGCAGAGTTTATAGAGCCACGCGGTTGGTTCACACAGAGACACAAAGCCTCAGAGAATTAGGATCAAAAATTTCTAAGCTTCCGTATCAACCCCTTCGTGTCTCCGTGACTCTGTGTGCCAAAAACTCTGCGCCTCTTTCTTAGCTCCGCGTCTTCCCTAGTATCTCGTCCTGTCTTCCCATGAGCCTGACAGAAAGCCTAGGCCCGATCTCTTGTACGATCCTAGAGGCAACGTAATTTCCCCATCTAGCCGCATTCTCCGATGAAAATCCGTGAGTGAGTCCGTATAAAACGCCTGCTGCAAAACAATCCCCCGCCCCTGTAGTATCCAATAGTTTCTGAGCCGGGAATCCACCTATATGACTGATTGTTCCATTTACGGAAACAAATGCTCCATTAGAACCATCTGTCATCATCACATTCTTACAAATGGATGATATAAATTTTAAAGCGTCTTCCTTGGATTCAGTCGCAGCCAGAGCCTTCGCTTCTTCTGCATTACAAAAAACTAAATCACAATATTCTTTTGTAAGTTTTAAAAAATCTTCTCTGGAACGGTTCACGCAGAATGGATCGCTGAAAGTAAATGCAACCTTTACACCCGCTTTTTTGGATTCTTCCATAGCAAGAAGACAAGCCTCTTTTGTAGAAGGTCCGTCCCAAAGATATCCTTCTACATAACTATAAGAAGATGCCTTCAGTTTTTCCAAATCCAGATCCTGTTTTGTCAATGTGGAAGAAATTCCTAAGTGAGTGAGCATGGTTCTCTCCGCGTCCGGCGTAGTGAGGATCACACAGGTTCCGGTATGCCCTTCCTTGGAAGGAGGGACTTCGAATAAGATTCCGGCCTTCTCCATGTCCTGTTTGTAAAATTCTCCGTAAGTGTCCTCACTTACTTTTCCGGTATAAGAACCGGTGCCCCCTGAATTAGCGAGTGCGATCATGGTATTTGCGGCACTTCCACCTGATCTTAATTCTTTTTTATGTCCGTCCAAAGCGGTAAGGACCCCGCCCTGCACTTCTGCATCAACCAGGGTCATGATCCCTTTATTCCAGCCCATTTTTTGCAAAAAAGAATCTTCGGTAGGGATCAGAATATCCACAAGTGCATTCCCTATTCCGAATACGTCGTAATGTTTCATTTTTTCTCCGATATTAAATATTAAAAAAAACGTTATATTTACTTGCGGGTCCATTCTATCAGTTCCCATCCGTTCCAGGAAGTCTCGTATACCGATTTACCTCCTACTTGGGAGGATAGAAGTTCTATAAATTCTTCTTTTCTTTCGGTGATCACACCGCTAAAAAGAAAATGATCCGTATGAAGACTTGCAATCTTTTCCATATTCGCCTTTAAGACGGCGAATGTGATATTCGCCACACATAGATCGAATGTTTCGGAAAGGATTTTAGGATGATCGAATCCACCTTCTTCCACGACTAAAACTTGGTCAGAAATACCGTTCTCGTCTCGATTGAATGCAGAAGAACGTACGGCATTCGGATCTATATCCACCGCAATAATTTTAGATACATCTAGTTTTGCTGCCGCTACGGATAAAATTCCGGAACCGGCACCAATATCTGCAACCTTCTTCCCTTTTAGATCTATGGAGCCAAGCCTGGATAAAACCAAACGAGTGGTTTCATGATGTCCTGTTCCGAAAGCAAGTCCAGGATTGATATATACAGGAACAGAACCCTCTTGTTCTGATTTTTTATTTTTTTCCCAATCTTCTTTTTCCCAGGTAGGCACCACCCAGAAAACTCCCACAGAAAACGGTTTATAAAATTCTTTATAAGCTTCTTCGTATTCTTTTGTTTCTATCCATCTGGATTCTGCAAAAGAATTTTCTGGAGCCACCGTTTGTAGATAGACCCAAATTTTCGCCTCGGACTGGACATCTTCTTCTGCCAGATATACTCTAATCGGAGTATTGTCCGAGATAATCTCTTGATCGGGTTTTCTAGGTTCTTCTCTATCGAATAAGATCTCGTAATATCCCGCTACCTGCCACTCGTCCAAATACGCGGAAAATTCCTCCGCAAAATCTTTCGGAATGGAAACTCTAATTTCTTTGTATTTCAACGGATTATCTCTGGAACCGATTGGGGAATTTCTTCCCGGGGTGGTTTTTCTTTTCGTATTTCTTCCACTTTCATAAATACTCTTCTGTCTTTTACGATCCAGACCCAAATTCCTACGAAGAGTGCCGTAGCCGCCCAATGCCCGAATCTTCCCACAGGGATCACAAAAAAGTCGAATAGACCGTGTTGAATTACAGCAAGCAAGAATCCAGAAAGAATATACCAATATTTGTCCGGGAATTGTCTTTTATTACTTTTGATCAGACAAAGTGCAAAACAAAGATTGATGAGTAAATGTGCATTCGAAGATTTTAATGTTCTCAGAATAAAAGTATGAATCCGATCGTCTTCTTTAGCGATAAGAATATAATGATAATTTTCTATTCCTGCAAAACCTAATGCGATAAATCCGCCGACTAAAAATGTTTCTGGAAGGAACTCTTTCTTTTTCCAATCGTAAGCTAAGGCAAGAGATAATGAAACAATCAGAACTGATTTACAGAATTCTTCCATCATTCCTGCCTTAACGAATGCGAGAAATGCAGTTTGAGAAAGAATTGATTTTACTACTTTTGCCTTGATTTCGGTTTCCGGCCAGAGCCAAGCACTCGCGCGAAGCACCAACTCCGTGGAGACCCAACCTAAAAGTAGCGCGAAAAATATTATAAAAAAGAAACGTTTTTCTCTACCTGTGTCGGGTTGGGTATAGATGAGATAAAATCCCCAAGGAAAAATACTTCCAATCGCAAGAAGAATTACTTCTAAACTCATAATTCCTCCATATAACGACCGTCGAACATGTTCACCAAATCCTGTTGTAAAGGAGTTGGCATTGCTTTAGCATCCAAGGGCCCGTTCCAAAACAGTTCCGTGACTCTAATATATCCTTTGGTTCCAGGAGGAGGCATCATCGGAGATAAATTCTCGATTAACTCGAGAGTTCTTTGGTCTTGGTCCGGATAAGAAGAACTTTGTACAAGTTCCACATCCACTACTTCTCCATCCGGAGTGATTGTATAAGCTACAACGCAGGAATAATTTCGAGGAGCACTTCTCCAATAATCCATAAAGGATTCGAAGGTTCTCATCTTAGCAGAGATATAATTGGAATAAGTAGGAGGGAGTTTTTTACCCTTGATCTTCTTAACTTCTCCCTTTACTCTTCCTTCATCAGACGGTTTTTCCTCAGGGATTTTTTCACCTTGTGTGCTATTAGGTGTATCTGTTCCGGTAATGACTCCACCGTTTAGTCCTTTCACTTCGTCAGGAAGATTCGGATCTATAAAATAAAATTCAGCATGATTCTCAGGTGTATAATGATCGGTAGGTCGCGATTTGCTCTCTTTTTGGAAAGCAATGGTTGTAGGCATGAGTAGAATAAGGCAGATCACTATTAAATGGACCAAAACACTCAAGCCAAGATTGTTTTCGAAACCAGGACTAAGACCTAAGAGAGGAGTTTTGGAATCGAAAGTTCTTCGAAGCAACCATCCGGAAAATACATTAATCAAAATTAATACGGTTAAGATCGCTGACCAGATCCAGAAAGAAGAAGCCACTTCAAAAAACTTTTTGTCAGAGATCCCCGGCTTTAATCCTAAACTTGCCAAGAATCGGATTCCCAATGCCGGTTCCCACCAAGAAAAAAGGAATGTAGCGAATAATAATAGTCCGAGAAGATACACAAATAGGATCGGAAATCCTTTCCATAAACGTTTTGTGTAGATATGGCCCCAACCTGCTAAGATCATATCTCTTACCTTCGCGTTCTTACGTTTTCTCGCAGAAGCAGGTAGATCCCCTTCTTCCTTTGCATAGGAATCTTTAGTCTGCCTTACAAACCAAGCCCAAGGTCTACGAAATAAGAAGAATGGCCTCTTGCCGGATAAAAGTTCCGCGAGTCCGATCGCTGTAAAAAAGAAAATCCAAACACTTTCGGAGAAGACTGCAAACGTGGCCATCTTTGCTCGGAAGATATCCGAATATGTTAGATAATGAGTAAATAATATTAAGCAGAATACTGTCAGAAAAACCAAGA from Leptospira neocaledonica includes these protein-coding regions:
- a CDS encoding 50S ribosomal protein L11 methyltransferase translates to MKYKEIRVSIPKDFAEEFSAYLDEWQVAGYYEILFDREEPRKPDQEIISDNTPIRVYLAEEDVQSEAKIWVYLQTVAPENSFAESRWIETKEYEEAYKEFYKPFSVGVFWVVPTWEKEDWEKNKKSEQEGSVPVYINPGLAFGTGHHETTRLVLSRLGSIDLKGKKVADIGAGSGILSVAAAKLDVSKIIAVDIDPNAVRSSAFNRDENGISDQVLVVEEGGFDHPKILSETFDLCVANITFAVLKANMEKIASLHTDHFLFSGVITERKEEFIELLSSQVGGKSVYETSWNGWELIEWTRK
- a CDS encoding TonB C-terminal domain-containing protein; the encoded protein is MQKEISQKEKLVFWGINFLSWTSPISMIGFGIFFPLGVIFLFPKEDRVLRPAFHSVFLQVVLGLFLFSLELLFLIFPKAEEIFSAFVLLSSEDPSAFGFTVLTLMFFLGLAVFFLQAKYIRERLKPEDPKPLILNPVLVFLTVFCLILFTHYLTYSDIFRAKMATFAVFSESVWIFFFTAIGLAELLSGKRPFFLFRRPWAWFVRQTKDSYAKEEGDLPASARKRKNAKVRDMILAGWGHIYTKRLWKGFPILFVYLLGLLLFATFLFSWWEPALGIRFLASLGLKPGISDKKFFEVASSFWIWSAILTVLILINVFSGWLLRRTFDSKTPLLGLSPGFENNLGLSVLVHLIVICLILLMPTTIAFQKESKSRPTDHYTPENHAEFYFIDPNLPDEVKGLNGGVITGTDTPNSTQGEKIPEEKPSDEGRVKGEVKKIKGKKLPPTYSNYISAKMRTFESFMDYWRSAPRNYSCVVAYTITPDGEVVDVELVQSSSYPDQDQRTLELIENLSPMMPPPGTKGYIRVTELFWNGPLDAKAMPTPLQQDLVNMFDGRYMEEL
- a CDS encoding PrsW family glutamic-type intramembrane protease, whose translation is MSLEVILLAIGSIFPWGFYLIYTQPDTGREKRFFFIIFFALLLGWVSTELVLRASAWLWPETEIKAKVVKSILSQTAFLAFVKAGMMEEFCKSVLIVSLSLALAYDWKKKEFLPETFLVGGFIALGFAGIENYHYILIAKEDDRIHTFILRTLKSSNAHLLINLCFALCLIKSNKRQFPDKYWYILSGFLLAVIQHGLFDFFVIPVGRFGHWAATALFVGIWVWIVKDRRVFMKVEEIRKEKPPREEIPQSVPEIIR